A single window of Roseofilum reptotaenium CS-1145 DNA harbors:
- a CDS encoding RtcB family protein → MQPKNILRLLRALARQGLDVQYNHQSYSVRWSDSCDTPIAEVLLPEDFPVEVKALKQLANLATVKHPAGGWVSRICATPDFHPGDAGVAIGSVVETSRQVIPAAVGSDINCGMRLHVADLSVEQFLAQRDRFVELVKGDFFFGKRDVTMTAQAMQALFQYGTIGWLDTMLDQPTGTIVQSDLNQLASEIDRIFLQGSMTGHLRWAPEELVPDTGQVRDGGLATIGGGNHFVEVQWIDRIEDRQLAYQWGVREGQLAFMVHSGSRNVGKYIGGIWRDLAQALWREDLKYPKSRLFPLSSTAHPEVVADYLQAEATAANYAFVNRLLLAELLRLRLRQVYGDLDIPLVYDLPHNITLSEGQGWVTRKGACPAHVGQPVIIPGSMGTPSYLLVGLGNHDWCCSASHGAGRARSRFDLNRKGNQESEDELGLTGVDCITLREERRIEEAPAAYKPIAPVIDAQVQAGLVQVVARMHPILTFKA, encoded by the coding sequence ATGCAGCCAAAGAATATTTTGCGTCTTCTGCGAGCATTGGCTCGGCAGGGACTTGATGTGCAATACAATCATCAATCCTACTCTGTGCGTTGGAGTGACTCCTGCGATACCCCGATCGCTGAAGTTCTGTTACCCGAAGATTTTCCCGTTGAGGTAAAAGCACTTAAGCAACTGGCCAATTTAGCAACAGTCAAACATCCGGCTGGAGGATGGGTGAGTCGTATCTGTGCCACCCCTGATTTTCACCCAGGTGATGCTGGGGTAGCCATTGGTTCTGTGGTAGAAACATCAAGGCAAGTGATTCCTGCTGCTGTCGGATCGGATATCAACTGTGGAATGCGGCTTCATGTAGCCGATCTATCGGTTGAACAATTTTTAGCACAGCGCGATCGCTTTGTTGAACTCGTTAAAGGAGATTTCTTTTTTGGTAAACGCGATGTTACCATGACTGCCCAAGCGATGCAGGCTCTGTTTCAATATGGAACCATTGGCTGGTTAGATACCATGCTCGATCAACCAACAGGAACCATTGTCCAATCGGACCTCAACCAACTAGCCAGTGAGATCGATCGCATCTTTCTCCAGGGTTCGATGACCGGCCATCTTCGCTGGGCACCAGAGGAATTAGTTCCGGATACAGGACAAGTTCGAGATGGTGGACTGGCAACCATTGGCGGTGGCAATCACTTTGTCGAGGTGCAGTGGATCGATCGCATCGAAGATCGTCAACTTGCCTATCAGTGGGGAGTTCGCGAAGGACAACTTGCTTTTATGGTTCACTCAGGTTCTCGGAATGTGGGTAAATATATTGGTGGGATATGGCGCGATCTCGCCCAAGCATTATGGAGAGAAGATCTTAAATATCCCAAATCCCGATTGTTTCCCCTCTCATCAACCGCTCATCCAGAAGTCGTTGCTGATTACCTACAAGCAGAAGCAACAGCCGCCAATTATGCTTTTGTCAATCGTCTACTGCTTGCAGAACTGCTACGATTACGGTTGCGCCAAGTATATGGCGATCTCGATATCCCCTTGGTATACGACTTGCCTCACAATATCACCCTTTCTGAAGGCCAAGGCTGGGTGACTCGTAAGGGGGCATGTCCCGCTCATGTCGGTCAGCCCGTCATCATTCCCGGTTCAATGGGTACACCATCCTATCTACTCGTCGGTTTAGGAAATCATGATTGGTGTTGTTCAGCGTCCCATGGGGCTGGCAGAGCACGTTCTCGCTTTGATTTAAACCGCAAGGGAAATCAGGAAAGCGAGGATGAGTTGGGGTTAACTGGGGTTGATTGCATTACACTGCGGGAAGAACGACGGATTGAAGAAGCCCCTGCTGCCTATAAACCGATCGCACCTGTCATTGATGCTCAGGTACAGGCTGGCCTAGTGCAAGTCGTGGCTCGTATGCATCCAATTCTGACATTTAAGGCTTGA
- a CDS encoding calcium-binding protein, producing the protein MATITGTPFNDFLGGTPFSDLIVGLEGNDSLYGVDDNDQIYGNQGVDLISANRGDDVVFGGQGNDVIFGGQNNDRIFGNRGDDQINGNRDEDQIYGGQGNDILRGGQGNDQLFGDFGDDILYGDNGSDTVTGGAGNDIFVIGASVTPNARTTGGRRLEDADVFTDFRMGEDLIGLTNGLRFEDLNISPGSGNQTIIQDMQTGEFLVIVEGVNSTQLSAANFRTVPGQFTIWV; encoded by the coding sequence ATGGCAACCATTACAGGAACCCCTTTCAATGATTTTCTCGGTGGAACCCCCTTTTCCGATCTGATTGTAGGCTTGGAGGGTAATGATAGCCTCTATGGTGTTGATGATAACGATCAAATCTATGGAAACCAAGGCGTAGACCTGATTTCAGCAAATCGAGGCGATGATGTGGTTTTTGGTGGCCAAGGGAATGATGTGATCTTTGGGGGGCAAAATAACGATCGCATTTTTGGTAACCGAGGAGACGATCAGATCAATGGAAACCGCGATGAAGACCAGATTTATGGGGGACAGGGAAATGATATCCTCCGAGGAGGTCAAGGAAATGACCAATTATTCGGGGATTTTGGGGATGATATTCTCTATGGTGATAATGGCAGCGATACGGTAACTGGAGGCGCAGGCAACGATATTTTTGTTATTGGTGCCTCTGTGACTCCGAATGCTCGCACGACAGGAGGCCGTCGCTTGGAAGATGCGGATGTATTTACAGATTTCCGTATGGGGGAAGATCTGATTGGTTTAACCAATGGTTTGCGCTTTGAGGATTTGAATATCTCGCCGGGAAGTGGCAATCAGACGATTATTCAGGATATGCAAACCGGGGAATTTCTGGTCATTGTTGAAGGGGTTAATTCGACCCAGTTGAGTGCGGCCAATTTCCGGACAGTACCGGGTCAATTTACAATTTGGGTTTAG
- the kaiC gene encoding circadian clock protein KaiC: MTVDNYPDSDAIEKLETGIPGFDFLSQGGLPKNRATLVVGTAGSAKTVFATQFLAEGIKRGDNGIFITFEEPPKAIRKNMRGFGWKIQQWEENRQWAFVDASPQPGDKPIVSGEYDLGALLARIEFSIRKYKAKRVSMDSLGAIFSHLSDNAQVRSDLFKIASVLRELEVTSILTAERTSEYGEISRYGVEEFVADNVVILRNVLSEEKRRRTIEILKYRGTEHQNGEFPFTIIPRQGITIIPLSAIELEQRSSNIRITSGSPELDRMCGGGFFRDSIILVSGATGTGKTLMVTEFMVGGFQNNERCLLFAFEESREQLYRNAIGWGVDFQKMEQEGLLRVVCRYPETTGLDNHLIQMKATIEEFKPNRVAVDSLSALERVSSLKGFREFIIGLTSFIKKQEVAGLFTSTTPTLVGGTSITEAHISTITDSIILLRYVEMYGEMRRGLTVLKMRGSMHDKDIREFSIDGEGMHIGRPFRNVTGILAGNPMYIAQSEVDRLTGLFDQGIDFS; encoded by the coding sequence ATGACTGTAGACAACTATCCAGACTCAGATGCAATTGAGAAGCTTGAAACCGGTATTCCCGGATTTGACTTTCTGTCCCAAGGAGGGCTACCAAAAAATCGGGCCACCCTTGTGGTGGGAACAGCAGGGAGTGCAAAAACCGTATTTGCCACCCAATTTCTCGCCGAAGGGATTAAACGGGGAGACAACGGTATATTTATTACCTTTGAAGAACCCCCAAAAGCAATCCGTAAGAATATGCGCGGGTTTGGTTGGAAAATTCAGCAATGGGAAGAAAACCGTCAATGGGCCTTTGTCGATGCCTCTCCCCAACCCGGAGATAAACCCATTGTCAGTGGGGAATACGATCTCGGTGCATTATTAGCCCGGATCGAGTTTTCCATCCGTAAATATAAAGCCAAAAGAGTATCAATGGACTCTTTGGGAGCGATCTTTTCCCACTTAAGTGATAATGCACAAGTTCGCAGTGACTTGTTTAAGATTGCTTCTGTGTTGCGAGAGTTAGAAGTGACTTCGATTCTGACTGCCGAGCGCACGTCAGAATATGGTGAAATTAGTCGCTATGGTGTAGAAGAATTTGTAGCTGATAATGTGGTCATTCTCCGCAATGTTCTGTCTGAGGAAAAACGCCGCCGTACCATTGAAATCCTCAAGTATCGAGGAACAGAACACCAGAATGGGGAATTCCCATTTACGATTATTCCCAGACAAGGAATTACGATTATTCCCCTATCAGCGATTGAACTGGAACAGCGCTCTTCTAATATTCGCATTACCTCCGGTAGTCCGGAACTCGATCGTATGTGCGGAGGTGGATTTTTCCGCGATTCAATTATCCTAGTTTCTGGAGCTACTGGAACCGGTAAGACCTTAATGGTCACTGAATTTATGGTTGGTGGCTTTCAGAATAATGAGCGCTGTCTCTTATTTGCTTTTGAAGAAAGCCGTGAACAACTGTATCGCAATGCCATCGGATGGGGAGTTGACTTCCAGAAAATGGAGCAAGAAGGACTCCTCCGAGTGGTCTGTCGCTATCCAGAAACTACAGGTTTAGATAATCATCTGATCCAGATGAAAGCAACGATTGAAGAATTTAAGCCTAATCGAGTCGCCGTTGATAGTCTTTCTGCCCTAGAGCGGGTCTCTAGCTTGAAAGGATTTCGGGAATTTATTATTGGATTGACCTCCTTTATTAAAAAACAAGAGGTCGCTGGATTATTTACTTCAACGACACCCACTTTAGTGGGAGGAACTTCGATCACGGAAGCGCATATTTCCACGATTACAGATTCCATTATTTTATTGAGATATGTGGAAATGTATGGAGAAATGCGACGGGGACTGACCGTCTTAAAAATGCGCGGGTCGATGCATGATAAAGATATTCGTGAATTTTCTATTGATGGGGAAGGAATGCATATTGGTAGACCCTTCCGCAATGTAACTGGTATTTTAGCAGGAAATCCCATGTATATCGCTCAAAGTGAAGTCGATCGCCTCACGGGTTTATTCGATCAAGGGATTGATTTTAGCTAA
- a CDS encoding circadian clock KaiB family protein has product MHYYLLKLYITGNTPKSQRAIANLIEICNTQLEDQYELKIIDVLEEPELAEMERILVTPTLIKQLPQPIQRIIGDLSNADTVLLGLDLIPEKRDNNRKES; this is encoded by the coding sequence ATGCACTACTATTTACTCAAACTCTATATTACTGGGAATACGCCGAAATCTCAACGAGCGATCGCCAATCTTATAGAGATTTGTAATACTCAACTCGAAGATCAATATGAACTGAAAATAATTGATGTTTTAGAAGAACCCGAATTGGCAGAAATGGAACGAATATTAGTTACTCCTACCCTGATTAAGCAACTGCCCCAACCCATTCAAAGGATTATTGGCGATCTGTCCAATGCTGATACAGTTCTTTTAGGACTAGATTTGATTCCAGAGAAGAGGGACAATAATAGAAAAGAATCCTGA